The Rhinopithecus roxellana isolate Shanxi Qingling chromosome 13, ASM756505v1, whole genome shotgun sequence genome contains a region encoding:
- the LOC115892844 gene encoding potassium/sodium hyperpolarization-activated cyclic nucleotide-gated channel 2-like, which translates to MGVTAPGTSGNKTQRRPRGGRCGGKGPGTRPARAGPRSPPPRRPNSPTPESALLPPPALQSRLRTAAARAPRAASLRTRPVADCLRDASCPVSVDRLKRRPIMHCDGG; encoded by the exons ATGGGAGTCACAGCGCCGGGGACCAGCGGAAACAAAACACAGAGGCGGCCGCGGGGGGGCCGCTGTGGGGGAAAAGGCCCCGGAACGAGGCCGGCCCGCGCGGGCCCGCGTTCCCCTCCTCCCCGGCGGCCGAACTCACCCACTCCGGAATCGGCCCTGTTGCCCCCGCCCGCACTCCAGAGCCGGCTGAGAACGGCAGCGGCGCGGGCTCCACGTGCAGCGTCTCTCCGG ACCCGTCCGGTCGCAGACTGTCTCCGAGACGCTTCCTGTCCGGTGAGCGTCGACCGACTGAAACGGCGGCCCATAATGCATTGCGATGGCGGGTAG